The proteins below come from a single Aegilops tauschii subsp. strangulata cultivar AL8/78 chromosome 6, Aet v6.0, whole genome shotgun sequence genomic window:
- the LOC109734924 gene encoding protein SINE1, translating into MGRSLSPLLRQELENLDKDADSRRNAMKTLKSYAKQLDSKSIPHFLAEVSDNKPPGLPSGEFTISLYEVLARVHGRNIVPQIGNIMSTITRTLSSSGGSFPLHQACSKVVPAIARYGIDPSAPEEEKARIIASLCKPLCGALMSDQDGAASGAALCLKALVESSNWRFASGEAVNEVCLKVAGAMHDRSTRSNAHMGLAMALVKHNGLIAEAYARSLVRSALQVLDGDAAESSSQKRLSAIQMINFFMKFVDPRSISSELGKVVDVMEQCQNDRMPFVRGAAFETSQTAKNIAAQKGSRHEVTTSPMVGSNFQKRREKSPCRSLWNAKGSSPASSTMSASPVQFQSPESQVVDSTIMYGSSTLTESPISIGQSSCNFDQSRRANRRLWSNDGVDVSLKDGLFIRFCSNGKCLEDDLGEVCDSEVTDADFECTGTFTGFVSASPNNALSRDETPGPQASERPISIDDVKLYTTPRKLLRSLQSSYDFDSDRHKEKSIMKLNCSSSSSSSSSSPPSDQEHKELTESSEDMQSEHSESKTEEGSKETETAADRPSAKGTMEIICNEDKSGLSSTEVENTTCEESSEVEFKELDVCVKRSRGKTRKFKTIFGCLSSIIIIAVAIIAVLIRIEDSSEDYVGLVPT; encoded by the exons ATGGGCCGGAGCCTGAGCCCGCTGCTCCGGCAGGAGCTGGAGAACCTGGACAAAGACGCCGACAGCCGCCGGAACGCCATGAAGACGCTCAAGTCCTACGCCAAGCAGCTCGACTCCAAGTCCATCCCCCACTTCCTCGCCGAGGTCTCCGACAACAAGCCCCCCGGCCTGCCCTCCGGCGAGTTCACCATCTCGCTCTACGAGGTGCTCGCCAGGGTCCACGGCCGGAACATCGTGCCGCAGATCGGCAACATCATGTCCACCATCACGCGCACGCTGTCCTCCAGCGGCGGCTCCTTCCCGCTGCACCAGGCGTGCTCCAAGGTGGTGCCGGCCATAGCGCGGTACGGCATCGACCCCTCGGCGCCCGAGGAGGAGAAGGCGCGCATCATCGCCTCCCTCTGCAAGCCCCTCTGCGGCGCGCTCATGAGCGACCAGGACGGCGCGGCGTCGGGCGCCGCGCTCTGCCTCAAGGCGCTCGTCGAGTCGAGCAACTGGAGGTTTGCGTCCGGTGAGGCCGTCAACGAGGTCTGCCTGAAGGTCGCCGGGGCGATGCACGACAGGTCAACCCGGTCCAATGCGCACATGGGCCTGGCAATGGCGCTTGTCAAGCACAACGGCCTGATTGCAGAGGCGTATGCGAGGTCCCTTGTGCGGTCTGCCCTGCAGGTTCTTGACGGCGACGCCGCGGAGAGCAGCTCCCAGAAGCGGCTCTCGGCGATCCAGATGATCAATTTCTTCATGAAGTTTGTCGACCCCAGGAGCATATCCTCGGAGCTTGGCAAGGTGGTGGATGTCATGGAGCAATGCCAGAACGACCGCATGCCGTTCGTCCGAGGCGCCGCGTTTGAGACGTCACAGACTGCCAAGaacattgctgcgcagaaggggTCGAGGCACGAGGTCACCACGAGCCCGATGGTAGGCTCCAACTTCCAGAAGAGAAGAGAGAAAAGCCCATGCAGGAGCCTCTGGAATGCCAAGGGCAGCAGCCCTGCAAGCTCCACCATGTCTGCTTCACCGGTTCAGTTCCAGTCCCCTGAATCACAGGTGGTAGACTCAACCATCATGTATGGCAGTAGTACGCTCACTGAATCGCCCATCTCGATCGGGCAGTCTTCTTGCAATTTCGATCAGAGCCGGCGCGCAAACAGGAGGTTATGGAGCAATGATGGTGTGGATGTTTCTCTCAAGGATGGCCTGTTCATTAGGTTCTGCTCAAACGGCAAGTGCCTTGAAGATGActtgggggaggtttgtgacagcgaAGTAACCGATGCCGATTTCGAGTGCACTGGCACATTCACAGGATTTGTTTCAGCTAGCCCCAACAACGCCTTATCAAGAGATGAGACCCCCGGTCCGCAG GCTTCTGAAAGGCCGATCAGCATTGATGATGTGAAGCTATACACGACACCGAGAAAGCTTCTCCGATCTCTCCAGAGTTCATACGACTTCGACTCTGATCGCCACAAGGAAAAATCAATTATGAAGCTGAACTGCTCATCAtcgtcatcgtcgtcatcatcatcaccaccatcagaTCAGGAACATAAGGAACTAACAGAGTCATCTGAGGATATGCAATCTGAGCATTCTGAGAGCAAGACCGAAGAGGGGAGCAAAGAGACTGAAACCGCTGCTGATAGGCCTAGCGCTAAGGGTACTATGGAGATTATCTGCAATGAAGATAAATCAGGTCTGTCTAGTACTGAAGTTGAGAATACAACCTGTGAAGAATCCTCTGAGGTTGAATTCAAGGAGCTGGATGTTTGTGTGAAAAGAAGCAGAGGGAAGACCAGGAAGTTCAAGACAATATTCGGTTGTCTTTCGAGCATAATCATTATCGCTGTCGCAATCATCGCTGTGTTAATTAGGATAGAAGACAGTTCTGAGGATTATGTTGGTCTAGTCCCCACTTGA
- the LOC109734923 gene encoding pentatricopeptide repeat-containing protein At4g14850, whose translation MMLLQLSPARARKEAQFINKQMRAGAAMSADPQLLAAAVEAAIASRSPRLGRAAHARALRLLSPGIPPFICAHLVNLYSKLDLPAAAASALASDPSPTVVSFTAFISGAAQHARPLPALSAFAAMLRLGLRPNDFTFPSAFKAAASAPPRSAAGPQIHALAIRFGYLPADAFVSCAALDMYFKTGRLGLARRLFEEMPNRNVVAWNAVMTNAVLDGRPLETVQAYFGLREAGGMPNVVSVCAFFNACAGALLLLPGSQFHGFVVKCGFDMDVSVSNAMVDFYGKCRCAEKAKMVFDAMRVRNSVSWCSMVVAYAQNGAEEDAFAVYLGARRAGEEPTDFMVSSVLTTCAGLLGLDLGRALHAVAVRSCIDANIFVASALVDMYGKCGGVEDAQHVFSDMPQRNLVTWNAMIGGHANIGDAINALAVFSDMIASGETAPNYITLVNVITACSRGGLTKEGYELFETMRERFGIEPRTEHYACVVDLLGRAGMEERAYEIIQRMPMRPSISLWGALLGACKMHGKTELGRIAAEKLFELDPQDSGNHVLLSNMLASAGRWAEATYVRKEMKDVGIKKDPGCSWITWKNGVHVFHAKDTKHEMNSEIRALLAKLKKQMQASGYMPDTQYSLYDLEEEEKESEVFQHSEKLALAYGLIHIPPGVPIRITKNLRICVDCHRAFKFISGIVDREIIVRDNNRFHHFKQYECSCKDYW comes from the exons ATGATGCTCTTACAGCTCTCCCCCGCGCGCGCGCGAAAAGAAGCCCAATTCATCAACAAGCAAATGCGCGCGGGCGCGGCCATGTCGGCGGACCCCCAGCTCcttgcggcggcggtggaggccgCGATCGCGTCGCGCTCCCCGCGGCTCGGCCGTGCCGCGCACGCGCGCGCcctgaggctgctgtcgccgggCATCCCGCCCTTCATCTGCGCGCACCTTGTCAACCTCTATTCCAAGCTCGACCTCCCCGCGGCCGCCGCATCCGCCCTCGCCTCCGACCCCAGCCCCACCGTCGTGTCATTCACGGCCTTCATCTCCGGTGCCGCGCAGCACGCGCGCCCGCTCCCCGCCCTCTCCGCCTTCGCCGCCATGCTCCGCCTCGGCCTCCGCCCCAACGACTTCACCTTCCCCTCCGCCTTCAaggccgccgcctccgcgccccctcgctccgccgccggcccgcagatACACGCGCTCGCCATTAGGTTCGGCTACCTCCCCGCTGACGCCTTCGTCTCGTGCGCCGCGCTGGACATGTACTTCAAGACCGGCCGCCTTGGCCTGGCTCGCCGCCTGTTCGAGGAAATGCCGAACAGAAACGTGGTGGCGTGGAACGCAGTGATGACCAACGCCGTGCTCGACGGCCGGCCCCTCGAGACGGTCCAGGCTTACTTTGGGCTTCGGGAGGCTGGCGGGATGCCGAATGTCGTCTCGGTCTGTGCGTTCTTCAACGCCTGTGCCGGGGCGCTGCTCCTGTTGCCTGGGTCACAATTCCATGGGTTCGTGGTCAAGTGCGGTTTTGACATGGATGTCTCAGTGTCGAATGCGATGGTTGATTTCTATGGGAAGTGCCGATGCGCGGAGAAGGCAAAGATGGTGTTTGATGCGATGAGAGTCAGGAACAGTGTATCATGGTGTTCCATGGTTGTTGCATATGCACAGAACGGGGCAGAGGAGGATGCTTTTGCTGTGTACCTGGGTGCGAGGAGGGCGGGGGAAGAGCCGACTGACTTCATGGTCTCCAGTGTGCTCACTACATGTGCAGGCCTGCTAGGCCTTGACCTTGGGCGTGCTCTGCATGCAGTTGCTGTACGCTCTTGCATCGATGCAAACATCTTTGTTGCAAGTGCATTGGTTGACATGTACGGCAAGTGTGGGGGTGTTGAAGATGCTCAACATGTCTTTTCAGATATGCCACAGCGGAATCTTGTCACATGGAATGCGATGATTGGAGGGCATGCCAACATCGGTGATGCTATAAACGCACTTGCGGTGTTCAGTGATATGATAGCGAGTGGAGAGACAGCACCTAACTACATCACACTTGTAAATGTGATCACAGCCTGCAGTAGAGGAGGTTTGACCAAGGAAGGCTATGAGCTGTTTGAGACAATGAGGGAGAGGTTTGGGATAGAACCACGGACTGAGCACTATGCTTGCGTGGTTGACTTGCTTGGGCGTGCAGGAATGGAAGAGCGAGCTTATGAGATTATACAGAGGATGCCAATGAGACCTTCCATTTCTCTCTGGGGAGCACTACTTGGGGCATGCAAGATGCATGGGAAGACGGAGCTGGGAAGGATTGCAGCTGAGAAGTTGTTTGAACTTGACCCTCAGGACTCTGGCAATCACGTGCTGCTCTCGAACATGCTCGCATCAGCTGGCAG GTGGGCAGAAGCAACTTATGTAAGGAAGGAGATGAAAGATGTCGGAATCAAGAAAGACCCAGGGTGTAGCTGGATCACTTGGAAAAATGGTGTGCATGTTTTCCATGCCAAGGACACCAAACATGAGATGAATAGCGAGATCCGGGCATTACTGGCCAAGCTTAAAAAACAAATGCAAGCTTCTGGGTACATGCCAGACACACAATATTCACTTTATGATCTTGAGGAAGAAGAGAAAGAATCAGAGGTGTTTCAACATAGTGAGAAGCTTGCCCTGGCCTATGGACTCATTCACATTCCGCCTGGTGTACCTATAAGGATCACAAAGAACTTGAGAATATGTGTGGATTGTCACCGAGCTTTCAAGTTTATATCTGGTATTGTTGATAGAGAGATAATTGTGAGGGACAATAATAGGTTTCATCACTTTAAACAGTATGAATGTTCATGCAAGGATTACTGGTGA